GTGCACACTGGCGGTGGCTATAGCGAGGATCATATCAAATGCAAACGATGCAAAGGCATTTTGTTCCAAGAAGGAGGGGTCCTGATAGGCTTGGTCTAATGCGCAGAGGGCGGTCTCGCGATGGAGGAAAGGGTAGCAGAGATGGTCATGTTCAAAGTAGGCACGATGTAGATTACGCGCGACCTGCTCTGCAGGTAATGCCGGAGCCTCAGAAGAGGCAGTAGTAAGAGGTGAAACCGGTTGAAATCTACTCGATCTTCCTCGTGAATCCCCTTCGTGCGTACCCTGAGACCGGGAGCTGACCATAGTCGCACTGACCAAGCTAGCAAGGAACACACCGCTGGCGGAGCCTAGGAAGTGCTGCTCGCCCCCTGCCCCACTGGATAGAAAGGTGACTTCCTCTATGACCTCATTATCGTCCCTTTCTATTTCCTGCCGTCTAGCGGTAGCTTCCCCAAGCGCATCATCCAGTGCGGGCATCTCTGAATCCACCTCGTTACCATATTCATTGGCCTCACTTTGtgcagctggagaagcaTGGCTAGCTAGTTTTGCCTCTAAGGCGCGATTGGTGGCTTCGACATGTTTCAAGCGACGCTGCAATTTCTCCAGAAGTTGCTGATGGCCTTTCGTCCGATCGACATACTTGCAGGCAACTCCAGCTTTCTGGCATGGTCCACACGCCGGTAGCACTTTGTCGCGTTTTGACTTGCGCCGATGGCATCTGTCGCAAGCATGCATGTTTCAATGTCGCCTGCAGCCGCCAGACCGGAGTGTGCAAGTGTGATGGGACTCCGTTGTTTTCGGTCAAGTAAGCCGGCGAGTTTTAGTCCGAAAAGCCGGACACAATTAATCGTCGCTGCGGGGACGTTATAGACCAATGCCGAGGGCCCGGCTCTTCGCTAGTGGCGTTTACCCCGCGTTTTCTCCAGATTCAATCAGCGGTGGAAGTGAAGCGAAGCCCTAATTATGTGGGCTCGGACATTGTCCGTCGGTGACGGTCGCCGACGCCGACGAGGCCAAAACCTGAGTCAGGCTCCCTTTGAAGTACTTCATAAGTCTTGAGATTTTAGTACGCTATATATGATCATCAATTTTTACCGAGCTTCTTGGGCCCGTTTTCCATACGAACCCGCCCTGTAAAACAATGAGAGTACCCGACTCACCAGACTCTCGCTTTGATCCGAGAGACATGGCAGCACAAGACGAAAAGCCCCACGACCATGAAGTGGAGGAAGTCGAGAATGGCATCCACGTAGGTAACAATGCTTCCATGCCGACAGAGAATAGTAGATGGTGTTGACTGCGGCCCAGGACACTTCGAATAGCCCAGAAGCGGCACCCGCTTATGACACCGCCGCTGAAAAGGCTCTGGTCTGGAAACAAGACCTACGCATCGTACCCTTATCAGCATTTATCTATTTACTGTGCTACCTTGATCGCTCAAATATTGGTAAAAACATGAAGAGCACGCCCATTGAAAAACCCAGCTAAGCGTTATTGACTCCAGGAAATGCCAAGGTCTTGAACAAGGATACTGGAAATGATCTCCTCTCGGAAACAAATATGAGCAATTACCAGTACACGTATGTACTGTGTTCCTTGACTTGCTTGAGCACATGCTAACTGTCCCATTTCTAGGATTGCATTAATGGTCTTTCTCGTCGCATATGCACTGTTTGAGGTGCCCTCAAACTATttgctgaagaagttgaggccTAGTGTATGTATCTATCATCCAGTTTGTTTTCCCTCGCACGCGCTAATCTAATATAGAGGTGGATTGCGTTCCTCATGTTTGCCTGGGGCGGCATCACAATGGGTTTGGGTGGCTCTCGCAATTTTGCGGATGTTACGGGCATTCGCTTCCTGCTCGGAGTCATTGAGGCTGGGCTGTTCCCTGGACTCGTATATTACCTAACATTTTGGTATTGTGTTTCAGAACGCTCTATACGTGTGGCACTAATTCTCGCCTCTGCTACACTAGCCGGCGCGTTTGGTGGTGCTATTGCTTATGGAGTTGGATATTTGAACCGCTCCCATGGTCTGTCGGCCTGGCGCTGGCTATTCATAATTGAAGGAGCTCCATCGTGTGCGTCAGCAATCCTTGTCTGGTTTCTCTTACCAGACTATCCAGAAACAGCGGGATGGCTGAACGCTGCAGAGCTCAACTTGGCAAAACACAGACTCCGGTTGGAAGGCTCCAAGAGTAGCGCTAAAACGATGAGCTGGTCTGACGCTAAGACTGTGCTGACTGATTGGCGATTATACGGCCATTACGCGGTATGTGTTCTATGCTTGCTTTCCTAACACTTACTAATATGTAGTAGATTTATTTTGGCATCTCAACTCCTTTCTCCAGTCTTTCACTCTTTACCCCATCTATTACTGCCGGGCTGGGATACGAGAATCTAGAAGCCCAACTGATGACTGTGCCACCTTATGCCGTTGCATATGTAGTAACGGTCGCAGTTTCATGGTCAGCCGACCACTTCAACGCGTATGCTAACTCTGACAACTGAACGTGAAATATACGCTAACTGAACCTTCGCATCGGAACAGACGCGGAATCCACGCAGCGATATTCTCATGCATCGGTGCTGtgggcttcttggcctcTGCCGTCTTACCTGCAGATGCGTATCAGGTAAGGCTAATTCCATGCGGAGAAAAGCTAAGCTTCTAACATTATCGCAGCATCGGTATGGCTGCTTGATTGTGGCGGCCAGCGGTGCGTTTTCGTGCATTCCACCACTTCTTGGCTGGTTATCTTCCAACCTTCATTCCACTGCTGGAGCCGGACTGGCGATAGCGCTCAACATCTCTTTTGGTGCTCCTGGTCAGATCGTCGGGGTGTGGATTTACAAGGCGAATGAGGCTACGAGGGGGTACCCCACGGGCCATTGGACGAATGCTGCTTTACTATTTTTTGTCAGTGTTTCGTGCGTTGCGCTGCACATATACTATGTGGTTTTGAATAGGAAGCTACGGCGGAGCGGGCAGCCTAAAGCTTATGTTTATTGATAAGATTACTCTTCAATTCTAATATAAAGTGGTGAACATGTTCTAGCAACGGCGGagcttttttatttccattTAGGAGCATTTACACTGGGCCTGCACCGCAATTGCCAATCTTTCTCTTGTACCACAATTCAAAAAGCGCGCTGCTACGCGTCTCATGTACACGGATCCAAAATGGCATGTAAGCTATGCAAATCCCAGCACTAATAGCACTAGTGTCGCTTGTTCCAGCATACTCTATTCAGATAAAAGATGGGAGGGTGTGGATCACTACTAGCCCAATGCCtcacaaaaaagaatgagTAATGTCGATAATAGATAGCAATTTGAATCCGGTTCCACTAATGTCGAGTCATGTTGAGACACAGTCAAAGTGACGGAAAGACATTCGTCAAATAATGAACTCAAATCAAATCGCTGGATTGATCCACGAGGAGTGACATATGTCTTGCTCGTCAGACATTGGAATTATCCCGCTTAccattttttcccttcacaGCATACTTTTATACTGGCTGACATTCTTGAGAAGCGGATTCAACTGGTGGATGATGTGCGAACGCCATTCCGCAGCATCCCTTGCATCCCATCCCCATGTCACGTTCACCCACGACCCCTAGGAGGATCTCCCGACACCGGAATTGCACGCCGCTGTTATCTTGGACGGATCTAAGACACCAAATCTCTTACGCTGGTCGATCTCTCTTGCTGATTGGGAtatatccttcttcgccCAGTATTGCTCCCCTATCCAACGAAATAGCCAACAAACAGAAGAACAGAAATAAAGCCAGATCCAAAGTAAACTTCTGTCAGCCTTTAAAGCCAGTTTTAACTTTCCTCAAATTGCTTAATACATGGAAACTTCGTGGATGTCAAAGGACGCAGCCACAACAACATTCCTAAGATAGCCAAGTATTCAAGCTAAGCCAATATTCTAGATAAGCTCATCATATAAAAGCATCCTCTGTGTAACGAAACACTGCTAAAAAttgtttttttccttgaCGACATCTGCGCCTGGCGCGCCCACAACAATTCTCATCCAACTTGAGATCCATTCCTTCAATCTCCTACGTTTATCTATTATACAACCCATAATCTCCCCTCCATGCATTTCTTCACAATCCTTGCTACCCTCTCCGGGACGGCCATCGCCTTCCCAACATGGGGCCGCTTCGTTAATGGCACCGCAAACGGCGAAGCAGATATCCACAAGACCACAGTTGGCGACAATAACATCGACAAGTCACGTAACAGCGCCGCAGTATCCTACGATGACCACTCTCCCTCTATGGATCTCAAGGACAGCAACAATGAAGATAACAGCAAGAGGCCAAGCTTGGGTAGCCTTCTGGAGAAGGCGAATGTGACTGTTGGTCCTCTCACTGGCGACTCTCCGCTCGTGTCGGGTCCGCTAATTTCACTTCCGTCGCCGCTTCTGTGAGTCGAGGTTAAGGCGTTAGTGTTATGGGTGTTCTAGTGGAACTTTTCGTCTATTGGGTGGGGGTTATCATGTCAAGATGAGGCATATCTTAATAATAGGTGGTTTATGGGAGGCCTTGGGCTGTTTGATATGGCGGCGAAACATATACTATCTACGGTCATTACTCAGGTTCCGGACGCTATGTTTAATTCATCGATGACAAGGAATATATCCTTGCGGTATGTAATATAGTGAACAATCACATTCTCTTACTTCAGACGCGAGGGCGCGTCACTTTCCATCAATGAATATAGCATTATTCAATCGGCGTAGAAAAGTCCACTAGCATGGCGAAGGACAACGTCTATGCAAGGGGCACGCTTGGCAAGATTAACCACAGCGAGggatgttcttcttttcatgCATGAAAGTAATTCAAATAACAGATAAACTCTATTCAGGATCCACATAACTCAGTACCTGCCGCGCTTTCCTTACACCTGACTCATGTCCTTATCAGTAGAGATCTACAGATCTTGCCCTAGATCTACTAAGAAGGGAAGTATCCCGACAGCCGAGTGTTGCAACTTGCAAGCCCCTAGGAACCTCGAACCTTCCAATTAACTGATTTCTCAGTCAGTTCCTTATTGTACGAGAGTACTGTATTGATGTACTTATACTTCGTATGCACAAGGCTTGAGCAGCAAAAAGCCCTATGTTTAGTATCCTCCtacaagatatatatctcagaAGTAACCCTGACTTTGCCGGACCTTTGCTTTAGTTCTAAAGTCCTTGAGTTGCTAAGTTGAGTCTAATAACTTATGATTACTAGTTCATTAAATCTTAGCCTTGCGCGAACCTGTTAATGCATCCCGTGTAGCCGTGATTAGGATAATTACTTTCACTGCACTGGCCTATGCATCCGGACAGATATATTAACCCTCAACATCCAATTGCCCTATTTCTCTTAACCTCGCCTTTCATACAAGACGAACACCAAAGTAAACATGACAATAAATTCCAATTTAAATATCAAAACCAGTCAATCATACCCTTGGACACAGAGTGAACAAGTACTTGCCGACGAAGCCACCATCTCCCCAATAACAGTCTCCGTATACGCCCACAACAAAGACGAATAATCCGAACAAAAGGCCAACCCAGTATAGAACGTATTCTTGGTTCCTTGAAGCGCAGACAGCTTTCTATAAAAACCATCCCGAACATCAATATTGGAAACCGACACTGTGGTTGGCGTATGGTCACCAAACACCACAATCTCGGGATCACCACCTGGAAAAGTCCCTTCTGTTCCCATGCGACGAAGGTCAGAAAGTATAAGATCCTTCGCTTGCTGCGCGGTGAAAGTGCTGTTGCCAATGATTTTGCTAACCAGGTATCCGTCGACACCGGGGTATTGCAATTCCAACTGGAATGGCGGCAGTGGGAGATTGCCTGGGGTATTGTCGGGGTCAGCGTTGACGAGCGTCGTGGCATTTGGCATTCCTGTGATCTTTACGACGGCAACGTAGTAGTTGACCCAGTTCCATTTCTGGAAGAGGGAAGATTCGGGCCTGACAAGGTCGAATCCGTTTAAGGATTCTATAATCGGGACAAAAGTGACGAGAAGCTGTTTAGCCTTGATAAGTTTGCGGATGCCGTTGGCACTTTGTACGAAGATGTTGATACCAGACTCTGATCGTTCAGTTTCGATCACACTAGTCTCGTAAAAGATATCGGACCCGAGGATTTCTGAGGCCCTGTTGTAGACTTCGTACATGCCATTCTTGGGCGTAATGTATCCACCCTGAAGGAGTGAGTCAACCTGCGGGAGACcgcagagctggaggacaCGAAGTAGTGGAGCTTGGAGGATGTTTCCGGCACCATGGGCAAATATTTTGACGACTTGGAGAGAGCCCTCAATACCGGCTTTCTTCACAAAGTCGCCAAAAGGCTGCAGAAGCTCGTCGGGAACGGGGTCAGGCAGGTTATAAAGCCCATCCTTTAGATAGCTGAATTTTTCGATAGCCGCGCGGTATACTTTTGCAGCCTCAACGACAGAAGGGATCCCAGACGGAGGAGGCACTTTCTTCCCAGTTCTGAAGTTGACATATTCAGTGGTCTGGGCGCTTGGCAGAAGAGGTTTATAGTCCACTGCCAGACGCTTAAGGTACTTTCGACTTAGCTCGTCGTTGAAGACTCCTTCTACGCCGTAGTCGATGTACTGGTTGTTGCCAAGGTAGAGCGTTTCAGTGTGACCTCCTAGGATCTTATGCCGCTCAACGACTACCACGCTTTTCGCTTTGTCCTTCAAGCTGATTGCTGCATATGTGCCTGTGGACCCACCGCCAAGGATACATATATCCCGgatgacgatatcatcagGTGCAAAATCCTGCTCGTTAATAGCTCCCACGAAGGATAAGATTGCCACTGTCCCAAGTAGAAGCCGGGCAATAATAGATGAAAAGCCCATTTTGATGTGTATGAAGGGGTATGGCAGCAAATCGCCCAGTACGAGAATGTGACTTAAatgcaagaagagaaacggaAAGCGACCTGTTGAAATGCAAGTCTTCTGTTTGTGACTATATGAAGACCTGAAAGGGCTCCGAGTTAACCAAAGTTCGCTCTGGCTTGCATCACTGTAAAGGAAGATTTGCATGCAGTGCAGCCAGATTGGCGAAAGTCTCTTCAATATTGAGTCCAATTCACCGTTAGATAACCACACATTGATGGTCTCAATATTATTATTCACGGTCGAGAGTCGAGAGCTTGGTTTGGCTGTGCACGCCTTGTATAATTTCAATTGTGCTAGCACCTCTGGATAGGTGAATTGTATGGGAATGGGAAAATCTGTCGGGACAGGATGACATTCTTCGAGCTTTGGACAGATAGCTTATGAAACGAGCTGTAGACATGAAATTGAGGATAAGTGAAACTCTCCTTGTCAACATATAATGAGTGAAGAATATGGCATTCAGCAGCGCTCTAAAGGGCCTAGACCTGGTGTGAAAGATGTGATTGATTTCGAAAGGCATCTCGATCCACTTGGAATCATGGTAAGGGGTTTGTATACGTTActcaagaaaagaaataaagagtTTAAAATAATAGCAATGAGGTAGTTCAGATATATGTTGTTCGATAGCTCAATCCATTAGCTTGAAATATCACTATTACAGTAATAAAAGGCATGAAGCAGAAATAAGAGAAattttatatctatttcaAGGCTACTAGTGAGAAACATTCCCTATACATAATTAACCTGTAGTGCACGTCGAAACAATCGAATTTCCCTTTTCGCTACCAGGAAGTTTTCGTACCTTGTCATAATGTCGTCAGCTGAATCAGGTGTATAtcagcttcttgttctttttctttttctgtgcGCGAAACATTCAACACAGGTCagagcttctttctctcaaaCCAGGACCAAATAGCATTTCCCTTATCGCCTGTTGAAATCGAGGACGTGGATGCGCTCGTGCGAAACGTCGAATTTCCTGCGCAGTTACATAGCCCACTGCGTCGCTTGATGTTCCCACACTCGGCAGAGCAGCAGTGGAAGTATAGGGAAGACGAAATAAGATGGGTAACTGAGGGTATTTATCAGGCACTTGATCTACAAGACGAAATCCTATATAAAGCTTGTGGAGCAGACGGACAACCTGTTGGAATCATAGGCTGGACTACCAGCTCGCATTTCTTTTCAAAGGGCATGAAGTATGGAGAGCAATGTATCCAAGAGGGCCCGATAATCAAGTGCGAAGAAAGGCAGGGTAGAAGAATGAGACATCACAACAGCTGGACGCCCCCCTCCTTGGATGTATCCTCATGGCGTAATGTCTCGAAAATGCTCAGaaaagagaggcaaagagTCTTGCAAGGCTGGAAAGGCAATGGGATATACAGTAAGCCGTCAACAAGCGAAAGCTTTCTCTAGCTTTGTTGACCCGTCTGCCCTAGGGATCGTGTTTATGGCTGTGGctccacatcatcaacgacaGGGCGTTGGTTCTACGCTCCTGAAGATGCTCTGTGATTATGTGGACGAGTATGAACTTGATATCTTTATTATATCCTCGCCAGATGGTATTCGGGTGTACTCTAAATTTTGATTTCGAGTTGTCGGGGTCGTAGAAACAGAACAGGGAAATTTTACTAGCATGCTACGGACTGCAGGCGTGAGTACTAAAATGCATGGAATTATTTTTGGGAAGAATCGAGCTAGCTAAGTGCGATTTTTGAAAAAGTTGTCATTTTTCCGAAAGTAGCGTTTGTCAGTTGATAATGCGGGCAGCCTCTTGAAGGGATGCTAGCGGTTTAAAAACTTTGGAGATATAAGAGGTCCTTTCTCGAGTCGGCAAGATCCCAAGATATAGAACTGAGAGAAAGGACTTATTACAGTTTAATCGTGAGCTCAGGTCAGCTAGGTGCTTCTAGAGCCGCACTCAGGCCTTAAGCAAAAGtaaagcaaaaagcaaaggaacgaaaagaggg
This window of the Aspergillus oryzae RIB40 DNA, chromosome 8 genome carries:
- a CDS encoding uncharacterized protein (permease of the major facilitator superfamily); this translates as MVLTAAQDTSNSPEAAPAYDTAAEKALVWKQDLRIVPLSAFIYLLCYLDRSNIALLTPGNAKVLNKDTGNDLLSETNMSNYQYTIALMVFLVAYALFEVPSNYLLKKLRPSRWIAFLMFAWGGITMGLGGSRNFADVTGIRFLLGVIEAGLFPGLVYYLTFWYCVSERSIRVALILASATLAGAFGGAIAYGVGYLNRSHGLSAWRWLFIIEGAPSCASAILVWFLLPDYPETAGWLNAAELNLAKHRLRLEGSKSSAKTMSWSDAKTVLTDWRLYGHYAIYFGISTPFSSLSLFTPSITAGLGYENLEAQLMTVPPYAVAYVVTVAVSWSADHFNARGIHAAIFSCIGAVGFLASAVLPADAYQHRYGCLIVAASGAFSCIPPLLGWLSSNLHSTAGAGLAIALNISFGAPGQIVGVWIYKANEATRGYPTGHWTNAALLFFVSVSCVALHIYYVVLNRKLRRSGQPKAYVY
- a CDS encoding uncharacterized protein (predicted protein); the protein is MHFFTILATLSGTAIAFPTWGRFVNGTANGEADIHKTTVGDNNIDKSRNSAAVSYDDHSPSMDLKDSNNEDNSKRPSLGSLLEKANVTVGPLTGDSPLVSGPLISLPSPLLWFMGGLGLFDMAAKHILSTVITQVPDAMFNSSMTRNISLRMAKDNVYARGTLGKINHSEGCSSFHA
- a CDS encoding uncharacterized protein (predicted protein); this translates as MGFSSIIARLLLGTVAILSFVGAINEQDFAPDDIVIRDICILGGGSTGTYAAISLKDKAKSVVVVERHKILGGHTETLYLGNNQYIDYGVEGVFNDELSRKYLKRLAVDYKPLLPSAQTTEYVNFRTGKKVPPPSGIPSVVEAAKVYRAAIEKFSYLKDGLYNLPDPVPDELLQPFGDFVKKAGIEGSLQVVKIFAHGAGNILQAPLLRVLQLCGLPQVDSLLQGGYITPKNGMYEVYNRASEILGSDIFYETSVIETERSESGINIFVQSANGIRKLIKAKQLLVTFVPIIESLNGFDLVRPESSLFQKWNWVNYYVAVVKITGMPNATTLVNADPDNTPGNLPLPPFQLELQYPGVDGYLVSKIIGNSTFTAQQAKDLILSDLRRMGTEGTFPGGDPEIVVFGDHTPTTVSVSNIDVRDGFYRKLSALQGTKNTFYTGLAFCSDYSSLLWAYTETVIGEMVASSASTCSLCVQGYD